The Antennarius striatus isolate MH-2024 chromosome 23, ASM4005453v1, whole genome shotgun sequence genome has a segment encoding these proteins:
- the LOC137590285 gene encoding Fc receptor-like protein 5 isoform X1, with protein MRPSDFCVLEFISLATLVCFGYAQVSVDPVLSIEPNWSTFFTGESVSFVCDMREGADTNWYYKILKNNYLEHDKKTYRLGPLATSDTGNFHCRGDNKRSYSRKESNKVSLTVTDADVILVQPASVLYEGESVSLHCRRREQGNTKNVSFYKSASLIGTQLTTNGTASLTVQSQSDGSSYTCKFDEGEESKPLKLKLDSRRPKATLISDRRYIPVGGNMTLMCLVTAPSSGWRYFWYRGKKTHEPVTSGQAIFLSDVKIIVSQGGVYWCRGGRGEPVYYTDYSEPIVTSRSTVALQTSWSEIYLGEMITLTCEIEGGEDTEWEYEWVLPSSSGDRLRGYMIRHTPTSLTEYYSCKGKMKSETAQAEWSDYFAVNLYKMKPVPVLHMSTSWPSPGASVTLTCEVRNPSAGWRFYWMEVLFSVSGNTHKLLPGGENGTKQNSYTVGEREFTSAYLCKAGRGNPVFYTDNSQMMYVWSVDMQSGISLTVSPNRSQHLTEESVSLSCTGNSTKWMVVRFGKDGYRSRCTTWGKMTGNTCSIRSILPIDGVFLCASETGQLSNAVNITTIRDIILMSPVYPVAEGDPVTLGCKVSTGNKLTRVYFYKNGILLQNNTETNLAIPAASKSDEGFYKCEVNGGKKLTSRESWMSVKSMPGTQSAPSSVLLIVGLVCGVLLIIFLVLLLYYHMKSKGSCCSRSIWSQRTNQSSDTDHMTTEDETLRKDASLFQDNFGEVTYSSVVLRNISRKVNKETDDTIIYSNMKTGEAAGNSNSDGETIYSQVRTGAASDQ; from the exons ATGAGACCCTCTGATTTTTGTGTGCTGGAGTTCATCT CGCTGGCTACCCTCGTCTGCTTTGGATATGCTCAAG TGTCTGTAGATCCTGTGCTTTCCATTGAGCCAAACTGGTCGACCTTTTTTACTGGAGAGTCTGTTTCCTTCGTGTGTGACATGAGGGAGGGAGCTGACACAAACTGGTATTACAAAATTCTGAAGAACAACTATCTAGAACACGACAAAAAGACCTACAGACTAGGGCCCTTGGCTACAAGTGACACCGGCAACTTCCATTGCCGTGGAGATAACAAGAGGTCATATTCTAGAAAAGAAAGTAATAAAGTGTCTCTAACTGTAACAG ATGCTGATGTCATCCTGGTCCAACCTGCTTCCGTTCTGTATGAAGGAGAATCGGTGTCTCTGCACTGCAGGCGTCGAGAACAGGGAAACACAAAGAATGTTTCCTTCTACAAAAGTGCGTCTCTTATCGGGACGCAACTCACCACTAATGGCACCGCCAGCCTCACCGTCCAGTCGCAGTCAGACGGGAGCTCGTACACGTGTAAATTTGATGAAGGCGAAGAGTCGAAACCGCTAAAGCTGAAACTGGATT CACGCAGACCAAAAGCCACTCTGATCAGTGACAGACGGTACATTCCTGTCGGGGGAAACATGACCCTGATGTGTCTCGTCACAGCGCCATCTTCTGGCTGGAGGTACTTCTGGTACAGAGGCAAGAAAACCCACGAACCCGTGACCTCAGGACAGGCCATCTTCCTCTCTGATGTCAAAATCATCGTCTCACAGGGAGGAGTCTACtggtgcagaggaggaagaggagaaccgGTGTACTACACCGACTACAGCGAGCCAATCG TCACGAGCAGGTCCACCGTGGCCCTGCAGACAAGCTGGTCTGAAATATACCTGGGAGAGATGATCACGCTCACGTGTGAGATCGAGGGCGGAGAAGACACAGAGTGGGAGTACGAGTGGGTGTTACCCAGCTCATCCGGGGACAGACTCAGAGGATATATGATCAGGCACACCCCAACATCCCTCACAGAATACTACAGCTGCAAAGGCAAAATGAAAAGCGAAACGGCTCAAGCAGAGTGGAGCGACTATTTCGCAGTGAATCTTTATAAAA TGAAACCGGTGCCCGTTCTCCACATGTCAACATCGTGGCCGAGTCCTGGAGCCTCGGTCACTCTGACCTGCGAAGTCAGAAATCCATCTGCAGGCTGGAGGTTCTACTGGATGGAAGTTCTTTTCAGTGTATCGGGGAACACCCACAAGCTGCTGCCTGGCGGCGAAAACGGGACCAAGCAAAATTCTTACACTGTTGGTGAACGGGAGTTCACATCAGCGTATCTGTGCAAGGCCGGAAGAGGAAACCCCGTGTTTTATACAGATAACAGTCAAATGATGTACGTCTGGTCTGTAG ataTGCAATCTGGAATATCTCTTACCGTCAGTCCTAATAGATCTCAACACTTGACTGAAGAGTCGGTGTCGCTGAGCTGCACAGGAAACTCTACCAAATGGATGGTGGTCAGATTTGGTAAAGACGGTTACCGGAGTCGCTGCACCACTTGGGGGAAGATGACCGGAAACACCTGCAGCATCCGCAGCATCCTGCCCATCGATGGAGTGTTCTTGTGCGCGTCTGAAACAGGACAGCTGAGCAATGCGGTCAACATCACAACCA TCAGAGATATCATCCTGATGAGCCCGGTCTACCCGGTGGCCGAAGGAGATCCGGTCACGCTGGGCTGCAAAGTCAGCACAGGAAACAAACTGACCAGAgtgtatttttataaaaatggcATTCTCCTTCAAAACAATACCGAAACTAACCTGGCTATTCCTGCAGCGTCCAAGTCAGACGAAGGCTTTTATAAATGTGAGGTAAACGGCGGGAAGAAGCTGACGTCGCGGGAGAGCTGGATGTCGGTGAAAT CGATGCCTGGGACTCAGAGTGCTCCTTCCTCTGTGCTGCTGATCGTTGGGCTGGTTTGTGGAGTTTTATTGATCATTTTCCTGGTGCTGTTGCTCTATTATCACATGAAGTCAAAAG gttCCTGCTGTAGCAG GTCCATCTGGTCTCAGAGGACCAATCAAAGCTCAGACACGGATCACATGACCACTGAGGATGAAACTCTACGCAAAGATGCGTCTCTTTTCCAAG ATAATTTCGGTGAAGTCACGTATTCTTCGGTTGTTCTTCGGAACATATCTAGAAAGG TGAATAAAGAAACGGACGACACCATCATTTACTCCAACATGAAGACGGGAGAAGCTGCTG GAAATTCCAATTCTGATGGTGAAACCATTTATTCTCAAGTCAGAACTGGAGCAGCTTCAG ATCAATAA
- the LOC137590285 gene encoding Fc receptor-like protein 3 isoform X2 — protein MRPSDFCVLEFISLATLVCFGYAQVSVDPVLSIEPNWSTFFTGESVSFVCDMREGADTNWYYKILKNNYLEHDKKTYRLGPLATSDTGNFHCRGDNKRSYSRKESNKVSLTVTDADVILVQPASVLYEGESVSLHCRRREQGNTKNVSFYKSASLIGTQLTTNGTASLTVQSQSDGSSYTCKFDEGEESKPLKLKLDSRRPKATLISDRRYIPVGGNMTLMCLVTAPSSGWRYFWYRGKKTHEPVTSGQAIFLSDVKIIVSQGGVYWCRGGRGEPVYYTDYSEPIVTSRSTVALQTSWSEIYLGEMITLTCEIEGGEDTEWEYEWVLPSSSGDRLRGYMIRHTPTSLTEYYSCKGKMKSETAQAEWSDYFAVNLYKMKPVPVLHMSTSWPSPGASVTLTCEVRNPSAGWRFYWMEVLFSVSGNTHKLLPGGENGTKQNSYTVGEREFTSAYLCKAGRGNPVFYTDNSQMMYVWSVDMQSGISLTVSPNRSQHLTEESVSLSCTGNSTKWMVVRFGKDGYRSRCTTWGKMTGNTCSIRSILPIDGVFLCASETGQLSNAVNITTIRDIILMSPVYPVAEGDPVTLGCKVSTGNKLTRVYFYKNGILLQNNTETNLAIPAASKSDEGFYKCEVNGGKKLTSRESWMSVKCSCCSRSIWSQRTNQSSDTDHMTTEDETLRKDASLFQDNFGEVTYSSVVLRNISRKVNKETDDTIIYSNMKTGEAAGNSNSDGETIYSQVRTGAASDQ, from the exons ATGAGACCCTCTGATTTTTGTGTGCTGGAGTTCATCT CGCTGGCTACCCTCGTCTGCTTTGGATATGCTCAAG TGTCTGTAGATCCTGTGCTTTCCATTGAGCCAAACTGGTCGACCTTTTTTACTGGAGAGTCTGTTTCCTTCGTGTGTGACATGAGGGAGGGAGCTGACACAAACTGGTATTACAAAATTCTGAAGAACAACTATCTAGAACACGACAAAAAGACCTACAGACTAGGGCCCTTGGCTACAAGTGACACCGGCAACTTCCATTGCCGTGGAGATAACAAGAGGTCATATTCTAGAAAAGAAAGTAATAAAGTGTCTCTAACTGTAACAG ATGCTGATGTCATCCTGGTCCAACCTGCTTCCGTTCTGTATGAAGGAGAATCGGTGTCTCTGCACTGCAGGCGTCGAGAACAGGGAAACACAAAGAATGTTTCCTTCTACAAAAGTGCGTCTCTTATCGGGACGCAACTCACCACTAATGGCACCGCCAGCCTCACCGTCCAGTCGCAGTCAGACGGGAGCTCGTACACGTGTAAATTTGATGAAGGCGAAGAGTCGAAACCGCTAAAGCTGAAACTGGATT CACGCAGACCAAAAGCCACTCTGATCAGTGACAGACGGTACATTCCTGTCGGGGGAAACATGACCCTGATGTGTCTCGTCACAGCGCCATCTTCTGGCTGGAGGTACTTCTGGTACAGAGGCAAGAAAACCCACGAACCCGTGACCTCAGGACAGGCCATCTTCCTCTCTGATGTCAAAATCATCGTCTCACAGGGAGGAGTCTACtggtgcagaggaggaagaggagaaccgGTGTACTACACCGACTACAGCGAGCCAATCG TCACGAGCAGGTCCACCGTGGCCCTGCAGACAAGCTGGTCTGAAATATACCTGGGAGAGATGATCACGCTCACGTGTGAGATCGAGGGCGGAGAAGACACAGAGTGGGAGTACGAGTGGGTGTTACCCAGCTCATCCGGGGACAGACTCAGAGGATATATGATCAGGCACACCCCAACATCCCTCACAGAATACTACAGCTGCAAAGGCAAAATGAAAAGCGAAACGGCTCAAGCAGAGTGGAGCGACTATTTCGCAGTGAATCTTTATAAAA TGAAACCGGTGCCCGTTCTCCACATGTCAACATCGTGGCCGAGTCCTGGAGCCTCGGTCACTCTGACCTGCGAAGTCAGAAATCCATCTGCAGGCTGGAGGTTCTACTGGATGGAAGTTCTTTTCAGTGTATCGGGGAACACCCACAAGCTGCTGCCTGGCGGCGAAAACGGGACCAAGCAAAATTCTTACACTGTTGGTGAACGGGAGTTCACATCAGCGTATCTGTGCAAGGCCGGAAGAGGAAACCCCGTGTTTTATACAGATAACAGTCAAATGATGTACGTCTGGTCTGTAG ataTGCAATCTGGAATATCTCTTACCGTCAGTCCTAATAGATCTCAACACTTGACTGAAGAGTCGGTGTCGCTGAGCTGCACAGGAAACTCTACCAAATGGATGGTGGTCAGATTTGGTAAAGACGGTTACCGGAGTCGCTGCACCACTTGGGGGAAGATGACCGGAAACACCTGCAGCATCCGCAGCATCCTGCCCATCGATGGAGTGTTCTTGTGCGCGTCTGAAACAGGACAGCTGAGCAATGCGGTCAACATCACAACCA TCAGAGATATCATCCTGATGAGCCCGGTCTACCCGGTGGCCGAAGGAGATCCGGTCACGCTGGGCTGCAAAGTCAGCACAGGAAACAAACTGACCAGAgtgtatttttataaaaatggcATTCTCCTTCAAAACAATACCGAAACTAACCTGGCTATTCCTGCAGCGTCCAAGTCAGACGAAGGCTTTTATAAATGTGAGGTAAACGGCGGGAAGAAGCTGACGTCGCGGGAGAGCTGGATGTCGGTGAAAT gttCCTGCTGTAGCAG GTCCATCTGGTCTCAGAGGACCAATCAAAGCTCAGACACGGATCACATGACCACTGAGGATGAAACTCTACGCAAAGATGCGTCTCTTTTCCAAG ATAATTTCGGTGAAGTCACGTATTCTTCGGTTGTTCTTCGGAACATATCTAGAAAGG TGAATAAAGAAACGGACGACACCATCATTTACTCCAACATGAAGACGGGAGAAGCTGCTG GAAATTCCAATTCTGATGGTGAAACCATTTATTCTCAAGTCAGAACTGGAGCAGCTTCAG ATCAATAA